One region of Polaribacter pectinis genomic DNA includes:
- a CDS encoding SprT-like domain-containing protein produces the protein MSLHYQDFVPKKAIPFIQFLIDEHNFTLKIVNQRQTKHGDFRSLPNGTFQITVNNNLNKYQFLLTLVHEIAHHVTHQKFGRVQPHGKEWKTVFQHLMLPFLHPEIYPKEILPYLANYLKNPKASTDADVNLSLVLKGNVAETGKNFIFDIPFGSLFIFKNTIYKRGNKRRTRFECLNMSNKKVYLFNQNVEIERYDK, from the coding sequence TTGAGTTTACATTATCAAGATTTCGTTCCAAAAAAAGCAATTCCTTTTATTCAATTTTTAATTGATGAGCATAATTTCACTTTAAAAATTGTAAATCAAAGGCAAACCAAACATGGAGATTTTAGAAGTTTGCCAAATGGCACGTTTCAAATTACAGTAAACAATAATTTAAACAAATATCAGTTTCTATTAACGTTAGTTCATGAAATTGCACATCACGTTACACATCAGAAATTTGGTAGAGTTCAGCCTCATGGCAAAGAATGGAAAACCGTTTTTCAGCACTTAATGCTGCCATTTTTACACCCAGAAATTTATCCGAAAGAAATATTACCATACCTAGCTAATTATTTAAAAAATCCAAAAGCAAGTACAGATGCAGATGTTAATTTATCGTTAGTTTTAAAAGGTAATGTGGCAGAAACCGGAAAGAACTTTATCTTTGATATTCCTTTTGGAAGTTTATTTATTTTTAAAAATACAATTTATAAAAGAGGAAATAAACGCAGAACAAGATTTGAATGTTTGAATATGAGCAACAAAAAAGTGTACTTATTCAATCAAAATGTAGAGATAGAAAGATATGACAAATAA
- a CDS encoding DUF389 domain-containing protein, with the protein MEEDIEKNIKPHPPEDSKQNIQEDAKGLVENLKKFLIELFDFRDDTDQEATIEAIKADIPFKGATAWILIFAVFVASIGLNANSTAVVIGAMLISPLMGPILGIGMSFALNDINTFKKSLTNLGVMIGLSLFASFLFFYFFPLSEDNSELLGRVSPDIRDVLIAFFGGLALMVARTKKGTVASVIFGVAIATALMPPLCTAGYGLAKGNFAYFFGAMYLFTINTIFIALATFLVLKLLRFPMHKYANAAKRKRYSTIATVVGLAVMIPAIFTFLSVFNENQVKTQVNNFIKNEVKTIPNFQLMDNSYNTEKKEISLNFFNEVSEGERNILKNQLNNNINYQKIKDFEIKIKGSDTKSFELITTAYKEKREELQESKNIIAGLHKQIADLQETISSLNNRIEQDALNKNKKVIAFSRIAKDAKIRYIDIEQISFAQKLSSKDFIKIDTIPVVAIKWNTKLKDSIIRPKEKELRNWLQKEMELDTLFIRRDY; encoded by the coding sequence ATGGAAGAAGATATAGAGAAAAATATAAAGCCACATCCACCAGAAGATTCTAAGCAGAATATTCAAGAAGATGCAAAAGGACTTGTAGAAAACCTTAAAAAATTTTTAATAGAACTTTTCGATTTCAGAGATGATACTGATCAAGAAGCTACTATAGAGGCTATAAAAGCCGATATTCCTTTTAAGGGGGCTACAGCATGGATTCTTATTTTCGCAGTCTTTGTGGCGTCTATTGGGTTAAATGCTAATTCAACAGCTGTTGTTATTGGAGCTATGTTAATTTCTCCTTTAATGGGGCCTATTTTAGGAATAGGAATGTCTTTTGCTTTAAACGATATTAATACTTTTAAAAAATCATTAACCAATTTAGGTGTAATGATTGGCTTAAGTTTATTTGCTTCATTTTTATTCTTTTATTTCTTTCCCTTAAGTGAAGATAATTCAGAGTTATTAGGTAGAGTTAGTCCAGATATTAGAGATGTTTTAATTGCATTCTTTGGTGGTTTAGCTTTAATGGTTGCAAGAACTAAAAAAGGAACTGTTGCTTCTGTAATTTTTGGAGTTGCTATTGCAACAGCCTTAATGCCACCTTTATGTACAGCTGGTTATGGTTTAGCAAAAGGTAATTTTGCTTACTTTTTTGGTGCTATGTATTTGTTTACAATTAATACCATTTTTATTGCCCTTGCAACTTTTCTAGTATTAAAGCTTTTACGTTTTCCAATGCATAAATATGCAAATGCGGCTAAAAGAAAAAGGTATTCTACCATTGCCACAGTTGTTGGTCTAGCAGTAATGATTCCTGCAATTTTTACTTTTTTAAGTGTTTTTAATGAAAATCAAGTAAAAACACAGGTTAATAATTTTATTAAAAATGAAGTAAAAACTATTCCTAATTTTCAATTGATGGATAATTCTTACAACACTGAAAAAAAAGAAATTAGCCTAAACTTTTTTAATGAAGTTTCTGAAGGTGAGAGAAATATTCTAAAAAATCAATTAAACAATAATATTAATTATCAAAAAATTAAAGATTTTGAGATTAAAATTAAAGGAAGTGATACCAAAAGTTTTGAATTAATAACTACTGCTTATAAAGAAAAGCGAGAAGAACTTCAAGAAAGTAAGAATATTATTGCAGGCTTACATAAACAAATTGCAGATTTACAAGAGACAATATCTAGTTTAAATAATAGAATAGAACAGGATGCCCTGAATAAAAATAAAAAAGTAATTGCTTTTAGTAGAATTGCTAAAGATGCTAAAATTAGATATATAGATATAGAGCAAATAAGTTTTGCTCAAAAATTATCATCTAAAGATTTTATTAAAATTGATACTATTCCTGTTGTAGCTATTAAGTGGAATACTAAATTGAAAGACAGCATTATAAGACCAAAAGAGAAAGAATTAAGAAATTGGTTACAGAAAGAAATGGAATTAGATACTCTTTTTATTAGAAGAGATTATTAA
- a CDS encoding mannose-1-phosphate guanylyltransferase, translating into MTNNKNYYAVIMAGGVGSRFWPMSTSSFPKQFHDMLGVGQSLIQRTFERINDLVPSKNILIATNERYEDLVLEQLPKTSKNQLLLEPAMRNTAPCILYAALKIYNQNPDAVILVAPSDHWIDDEHEFTKNIKTSFNACAEKDILMTLGIQPDNPNTGYGYIQFEKEASQIKKVKNFTEKPNLETAEKFLESGDYLWNAGIFVWSAKSIIKAFKNSLPEMVDTLDDGNNVYNTDFEDDFIKNNYEKCENISIDFGIMEKAKNVHVLPVDFGWNDLGTWGSLYNKLEKDEAKNAVVGANTIFRDANGNMIRTQSGKKVVIQGLSNYIIVEKEDVLLICPKESEQDIKQITKEVKDTFGDKFV; encoded by the coding sequence ATGACAAATAATAAAAATTACTACGCCGTAATTATGGCTGGTGGAGTTGGTTCTCGATTCTGGCCAATGAGCACAAGTTCTTTTCCAAAACAATTTCATGACATGCTAGGTGTTGGACAAAGTTTAATTCAACGTACTTTCGAAAGAATTAACGATTTAGTTCCTTCTAAAAACATATTAATTGCTACCAATGAACGTTATGAGGATTTGGTTTTAGAGCAGTTACCCAAAACATCAAAAAATCAACTATTACTAGAACCCGCAATGAGAAATACAGCTCCTTGTATTTTGTATGCAGCTTTAAAAATATACAACCAAAACCCAGATGCGGTAATTTTAGTTGCACCTTCTGATCATTGGATAGATGATGAACATGAATTTACCAAAAATATTAAAACTTCTTTTAATGCTTGTGCAGAGAAAGACATTTTAATGACATTAGGTATTCAACCAGATAATCCTAATACTGGTTATGGTTATATTCAGTTTGAAAAAGAAGCTTCACAAATAAAAAAGGTAAAAAACTTTACTGAAAAACCAAATTTAGAAACTGCTGAAAAGTTTTTAGAAAGTGGAGATTACCTATGGAATGCAGGAATTTTTGTTTGGTCTGCTAAAAGTATTATAAAAGCTTTTAAAAATTCTTTACCAGAAATGGTTGATACTTTAGATGATGGAAACAATGTGTATAATACAGATTTTGAAGATGATTTTATAAAAAATAATTACGAAAAATGTGAAAACATTTCTATTGATTTTGGAATCATGGAAAAAGCTAAAAATGTACATGTATTACCAGTAGATTTCGGGTGGAATGATTTAGGAACTTGGGGTTCTTTATACAATAAATTAGAAAAAGACGAAGCCAAAAATGCGGTAGTTGGTGCAAATACTATTTTTAGAGACGCCAATGGAAACATGATTAGAACACAATCTGGAAAGAAAGTTGTTATACAGGGTTTAAGTAATTATATTATTGTTGAAAAAGAAGATGTTCTTTTAATTTGTCCGAAGGAAAGTGAACAAGATATAAAACAAATTACAAAAGAAGTAAAAGATACTTTTGGTGATAAATTTGTGTAA